A section of the Labrus mixtus chromosome 15, fLabMix1.1, whole genome shotgun sequence genome encodes:
- the wrap73 gene encoding WD repeat-containing protein WRAP73 isoform X2: protein MMNFSEVFKQSNQLCKVSPDGKYLVWSLEQPDWHCKIDEGSIGLLSSRWSPDGRHILNTTEFHLRVTVWSLCTKAVSFIKYPKACQKGIDFSRDGCYMALAERRDCKDYVSVFVCDDWHLLRHFETETQDLAGLEWSPNGCVLAVWDSCLEYKVLMYSLDGRLLSTYSAYEWSLGVKSVTWSPSSQLLAIGSYDEKVRILNHITWKKITQFEHPATINNTKAVVYKEVERRPAVGSDDLSLHNISIGTTLFNTQSKYEICPPPVQISVTKPDADRANPKIGVAALSFSSDSRYLATKNDNMASAVWVWDMQKMTLEAVLEQSSAVRCFQWDPRRPRLALCTGNSKLYLWSPAGCVSVQVPTEGGFQVHSLTWHCSGDSLILLSKEQLCLCYMDTEPDEK, encoded by the exons ATGATGAATTTCTCAGAGGTCTTCAAGCAATCCAACCAGCTTTGTAAAGTTTCTCCAGATGGGAAATATTTG gTGTGGTCTCTAGAACAGCCGGACTGGCACTGTAAAATTGATGAAGGCTCGATAGGGCTACTCTCCTCTCGCTGGAGTCCAGATGGACGTCACATTCTCAACACCACTGAGTTCCAT TTGAGAGTCACCGTCTGGTCCCTGTGCACTAAAGCAGTGTCTTTCATCAAGTATCCCAAAGCATGTCAGAAGG GTATAGATTTCAGCAGAGATGGCTGCTACATGGCTTTGGCTGAGCGTCGAGACTGCAAAGACTACGTTAGTGTATTTGTATGCGATGACTGGCATTTACTAAGG CATTTTGAGACTGAGACACAAGACCTTGCAGGGCTGGAGTGGTCCCCCAATGGTTGTGTCCTGGCAGTGTGGGATAGTTGTCTGGAG TACAAGGTGTTGATGTACTCCTTAGACGGCCGGTTGCTGTCAACCTACAGCGCCTATGAGTGGTCACTGGGTGTGAAGTCTGTGACCTGGAGCCCAAGCAGTCAGCTTCTGGCTATTGGCAGCTATGATGAAAAA GTCCGCATCCTCAACCATATCACTTGGAAGAAAATCACGCAGTTTGAGCACCCAGCAAccatcaacaacacaaaggCT GTTGTGTATAAGGAAGTGGAGAGAAGACCAGCTGTTGGAAGTGATGACCTGTCGCTACACAACATTTCAATTGGCACCACCCTCTTCAACACCCAGAGCAAAT ACGAGATCTGCCCACCGCCAGTTCAAATTTCTGTGACCAAACCAGACGCGGACCGAGCCAACCCAAAGATTGGTGTGGCTGCTTTGTCATTCAGCTCAGACAGTCGCTATTTAGCCACCAAAAATG ACAACATGGCCAGTGCTGTCTGGGTGTGGGACATGCAGAAGATGACCCTGGAGGCTGTGCTCGAGCAGTCATCAGCTGTGCGTTGCTTTCAGTGGGACCCACGGCGCCCCCGGCTGGCTCTGTGTACTGGCAACTCCAAACTCTATCTGTGGTCCCCTGCAGGCTGCGTTTCTGTCCAAGTCCCCACTGAAG GTGGTTTCCAGGTCCACTCACTAACCTGGCACTGCAGTGGAGACTCTCTGATCCTGCTCTCCAAGGAGCAGCTATGTTTGTGCTACATGGATACTGAACCAGACGAAAAGTGA
- the wrap73 gene encoding WD repeat-containing protein WRAP73 isoform X1, whose translation MMNFSEVFKQSNQLCKVSPDGKYLATCVQYRLVVRDMSTLQILQLYTCLDQISNMEWSSDSLLILCAMYKRGIVQVWSLEQPDWHCKIDEGSIGLLSSRWSPDGRHILNTTEFHLRVTVWSLCTKAVSFIKYPKACQKGIDFSRDGCYMALAERRDCKDYVSVFVCDDWHLLRHFETETQDLAGLEWSPNGCVLAVWDSCLEYKVLMYSLDGRLLSTYSAYEWSLGVKSVTWSPSSQLLAIGSYDEKVRILNHITWKKITQFEHPATINNTKAVVYKEVERRPAVGSDDLSLHNISIGTTLFNTQSKYEICPPPVQISVTKPDADRANPKIGVAALSFSSDSRYLATKNDNMASAVWVWDMQKMTLEAVLEQSSAVRCFQWDPRRPRLALCTGNSKLYLWSPAGCVSVQVPTEGGFQVHSLTWHCSGDSLILLSKEQLCLCYMDTEPDEK comes from the exons ATGATGAATTTCTCAGAGGTCTTCAAGCAATCCAACCAGCTTTGTAAAGTTTCTCCAGATGGGAAATATTTG GCTACCTGTGTGCAGTACAGACTGGTGGTGCGGGACATGAGCACCCTGCAGATTCTACAGCTCTACACTTGTCTGGACCAGATATCCAACATGGAATGGTCTTCAGACTCTCTCTTAATCctctgtgctatgtacaagaGAGGAATTGTACAG gTGTGGTCTCTAGAACAGCCGGACTGGCACTGTAAAATTGATGAAGGCTCGATAGGGCTACTCTCCTCTCGCTGGAGTCCAGATGGACGTCACATTCTCAACACCACTGAGTTCCAT TTGAGAGTCACCGTCTGGTCCCTGTGCACTAAAGCAGTGTCTTTCATCAAGTATCCCAAAGCATGTCAGAAGG GTATAGATTTCAGCAGAGATGGCTGCTACATGGCTTTGGCTGAGCGTCGAGACTGCAAAGACTACGTTAGTGTATTTGTATGCGATGACTGGCATTTACTAAGG CATTTTGAGACTGAGACACAAGACCTTGCAGGGCTGGAGTGGTCCCCCAATGGTTGTGTCCTGGCAGTGTGGGATAGTTGTCTGGAG TACAAGGTGTTGATGTACTCCTTAGACGGCCGGTTGCTGTCAACCTACAGCGCCTATGAGTGGTCACTGGGTGTGAAGTCTGTGACCTGGAGCCCAAGCAGTCAGCTTCTGGCTATTGGCAGCTATGATGAAAAA GTCCGCATCCTCAACCATATCACTTGGAAGAAAATCACGCAGTTTGAGCACCCAGCAAccatcaacaacacaaaggCT GTTGTGTATAAGGAAGTGGAGAGAAGACCAGCTGTTGGAAGTGATGACCTGTCGCTACACAACATTTCAATTGGCACCACCCTCTTCAACACCCAGAGCAAAT ACGAGATCTGCCCACCGCCAGTTCAAATTTCTGTGACCAAACCAGACGCGGACCGAGCCAACCCAAAGATTGGTGTGGCTGCTTTGTCATTCAGCTCAGACAGTCGCTATTTAGCCACCAAAAATG ACAACATGGCCAGTGCTGTCTGGGTGTGGGACATGCAGAAGATGACCCTGGAGGCTGTGCTCGAGCAGTCATCAGCTGTGCGTTGCTTTCAGTGGGACCCACGGCGCCCCCGGCTGGCTCTGTGTACTGGCAACTCCAAACTCTATCTGTGGTCCCCTGCAGGCTGCGTTTCTGTCCAAGTCCCCACTGAAG GTGGTTTCCAGGTCCACTCACTAACCTGGCACTGCAGTGGAGACTCTCTGATCCTGCTCTCCAAGGAGCAGCTATGTTTGTGCTACATGGATACTGAACCAGACGAAAAGTGA